From Canis lupus familiaris isolate Mischka breed German Shepherd chromosome 16, alternate assembly UU_Cfam_GSD_1.0, whole genome shotgun sequence, one genomic window encodes:
- the OR9A7 gene encoding olfactory receptor family 9 subfamily A member 7 (The RefSeq protein has 1 substitution compared to this genomic sequence) yields the protein MLKNYSSAVEFYLLGFHGSKEQHNILFATFFFLYSVTVMRNMLIIVIVCVDKRLQSPMYFFLGHLSVLEILITSVAVPLMLWGLLLPEMQAISLPACSAQLYLYLSLGTSELVLIGAMAVDRYVAVCNPLRYNIVMNSHTCIWVVIVSWVFGFLFQIWPVYATFQLTFCKSNVLDHFLCDRGQLLKLSCDDSLFTEFILFLMAVFIIVGSLIPTIISYTYIISTILKIPSASGRRKAFSTCASHFTFVVIGYGTCLFLYVKPKQTQAAEYNRVASLMVLVVTPFLNPFIFTLRNDKFIEAFRDVMKRCYHLHKG from the coding sequence ATGTTGAAGAATTATTCTAGTGCTGTTGAATTTTATCTACTTGGCTTCCATGGCTCCAAAGAACAACACAATATTCTTTTTgccactttcttctttctctactcAGTGACAGTCATGGGAAATATGCTCATCATCGTGATTGTCTGTGTTGATAAACGTCTGCAGTCccccatgtattttttccttgGCCACCTCTCTGTCCTAGAGATCCTGATTACATCAGTTGCCGTCCCCTTGATGCTCTGGGGGCTGCTGCTTCCTGAGATGCAGGCAATATCTTTGCCAGCCTGCAGTGCACAATTATATTTGTACCTTTCTTTGGGTACATCGGAGTTGGTATTAATTGGAGCAATGGCTGTGGACCGTTACGTGGCTGTCTGTAACCCCTTGAGGTACAACATCGTTATGAACAGCCACACCTGCATCTGGGTGGTCATTGTGTCATGGGTGTTTGGGTTCCTATTTCAAATTTGGCCAGTGTATGCCACATTTCAGCTTACCTTCTGCAAATCAAATGTATTAGACCATTTTTTATGTGACCGAGGGCAACTGCTCAAATTATCCTGTGATGACAGCCTTTTCACAgagtttatcctttttttaatggctgtgttCATTATTGTTGGTTCTTTGATCCCTACAATCATCTCCTACACCTACATCATTTCCACCATCCTCAAGATTCCCTCAGCCTCTGGGCGGAGGAAAGCCTTTTCTACGTGTGCGTCCCACTTCACCTTTGTCGTGATCGGGTATGGCACCTGCTTGTTCCTCTATGTGAAACCCAAGCAAACACAGGCAGCAGAGTATAATAGGGTAGCATCACTGATGGTTTTAGTGGTGACCCCTTTTCTGAACCCATTTATCTTCACTCTCCGTAATGACAAATTTATTGAGGCCTTTCGAGATGTCATGAAACGCTGCTATCATCTCCACAAGGGTTAG